From Acidobacteriota bacterium, the proteins below share one genomic window:
- a CDS encoding metallophosphoesterase produces MSGTIIFILVVAVLVGCAVTTSVVLWKTHRSKAGRVTVATATIAGNLFWLAVPLIIADRTTTFASVLRSVTAPPFFTWYSASILFTAFLLLLLAIKLVFFRRHSFFELVGIPSLLFWTAGALVFTIGAFQALIPLEIERVEIEIESLDPRLGGTKIALLSDIHAGLFTRRSRLHRIGSELAALEPHLVLAAGDLIDDEPRFTEKLLSTFEPVPASIPVLAVLGNHEMYGDPHEFIRRMSSSRVRLLVNEGFPFERDGATLWIAGLSDFAADRDGDLAPNIAAAVAGRPAGTTTILFAHQPRAFRVAAEAGAELTLAGHTHGGQLAVPGTDITLAGAFLPCDTGICTDSEGRRLYVTTGAGYWVVPSRFGVPPEIVLITLQAGR; encoded by the coding sequence GTGTCGGGAACGATTATCTTCATCCTGGTCGTCGCCGTCCTCGTCGGTTGTGCGGTGACGACGTCGGTCGTGCTGTGGAAAACTCATCGGTCGAAGGCCGGCCGGGTCACGGTCGCCACCGCGACCATCGCCGGAAACCTCTTCTGGCTCGCGGTTCCGCTGATCATCGCCGATCGCACGACGACGTTCGCATCCGTTCTCAGATCGGTGACCGCTCCCCCGTTTTTCACATGGTACTCGGCGTCGATCCTCTTTACGGCGTTCCTCCTCTTGTTGCTGGCGATCAAACTGGTCTTCTTCCGGAGGCATTCCTTTTTCGAGCTCGTAGGCATCCCGTCGCTGCTGTTCTGGACCGCCGGCGCCCTCGTCTTCACGATCGGCGCGTTCCAGGCGCTCATCCCGCTGGAGATCGAGCGCGTCGAGATCGAGATCGAGTCGCTCGATCCTCGTTTGGGGGGAACGAAGATCGCCCTTCTCTCCGACATCCACGCGGGACTCTTCACCCGACGCTCGAGGCTGCATCGGATCGGCAGCGAGCTGGCAGCACTCGAGCCGCACCTCGTGCTCGCAGCCGGAGATCTGATCGACGACGAGCCCCGATTCACCGAAAAGCTCCTCTCGACCTTCGAGCCCGTACCTGCGTCCATCCCGGTCCTGGCCGTCCTCGGAAACCACGAGATGTATGGTGATCCTCACGAGTTCATCAGGCGGATGTCCAGCTCGCGCGTGCGGCTGCTCGTAAACGAGGGGTTTCCGTTCGAGCGCGATGGAGCAACACTCTGGATTGCCGGGCTCTCCGACTTCGCAGCCGATCGCGACGGAGACCTCGCGCCGAATATCGCTGCGGCCGTGGCAGGCCGCCCGGCCGGGACGACGACAATCCTCTTCGCCCACCAGCCCCGAGCGTTCCGCGTCGCAGCGGAAGCCGGTGCGGAGCTCACGCTCGCGGGTCACACTCACGGCGGTCAACTCGCGGTTCCGGGCACCGACATCACGCTCGCAGGAGCTTTCCTCCCCTGCGATACCGGAATCTGCACCGATTCCGAAGGCCGCAGGCTCTACGTCACCACCGGCGCTGGTTACTGGGTAGTTCCGTCACGGTTCGGCGTCCCGCCTGAGATCGTGCTGATCACCCTCCAGGCCGGTCGCTGA
- a CDS encoding sulfatase-like hydrolase/transferase, with translation MALSLIAGCRDEAPTAEGTSRPNVIFISIDTLRSDRLPAYGYEIGETPVLDAFSRDAVLYESAWSHCPLTLPSHATMFTGLLPSENGVRDNTGYRIRPDDVLLAEVLADEGYATGAAVSAFVLRRETGIDRGFEFYDDGVEGVGQSGSIGMIQRSGTHTASVARAWLAGQSQEAPLFFFLHLYDPHTPYDPPAPFDERFDDPYDGEIAYTDTVLGEFFDFLRERGLYESSLIIVASDHGEGLGDHGEEEHGIFLYRESIQVPLMIRYPGGRGAGTRVETPVMLSDLFPTVLDSVGLGHRIGEVTGESIEAVTGKPPRKIYSESFYPRLHYGWSDLHSLTDGTTHFIEAPRPELYDLASDPGETENVLEERRRTFFEFRDAIAPFIREAEAPEEVDPETAAQLAALGYLAGGSAASGDEDLPDPKDGIGTLARVTRAFQTFRNGDLTLALSQVEEELAENRRVLDLWDLRMRILARLGRLDEAIEAGREALRLSPTSTHRAIAVAAIALRANRLDDAVSHAKLAANAEPAPANDIFARVALARGELDEAEAFARKSIAAAPDNIDPHMTMARVEKERGNLEAAWASLEEASKLARRKQLTRVEGLHFLRGDVLARMRRPQEAEREFRQEIALFPEEPQAYKNLLLLLVSEKKLREAERLIADLIEASPTPPSYIAISETLNVIGDPRAARFWARQGLEEFPNDPRLRELARS, from the coding sequence GTGGCGCTGTCTCTCATCGCCGGCTGCAGGGATGAGGCTCCGACGGCGGAAGGCACGTCGCGGCCGAACGTGATTTTCATCTCAATCGACACGCTGCGGAGCGACCGGCTGCCGGCGTACGGGTACGAAATCGGAGAGACTCCCGTGCTCGATGCATTCAGCCGCGACGCGGTCCTCTACGAGAGCGCGTGGTCGCACTGCCCGCTGACGCTTCCTTCGCACGCGACGATGTTCACCGGACTGCTCCCGTCGGAAAACGGTGTGCGGGACAACACCGGTTACAGGATCCGTCCGGACGACGTCCTGTTGGCGGAAGTGCTCGCCGATGAAGGCTACGCGACCGGCGCGGCCGTCTCGGCCTTCGTTCTTCGACGGGAGACCGGAATCGATCGCGGGTTCGAGTTCTACGACGACGGCGTCGAAGGAGTCGGACAGAGCGGGTCGATCGGAATGATCCAGCGTAGCGGAACGCATACTGCTTCCGTGGCCAGAGCGTGGCTGGCAGGGCAGTCTCAGGAAGCACCTCTCTTTTTTTTCCTCCATCTCTACGATCCGCACACTCCCTACGATCCCCCCGCTCCGTTCGATGAGAGATTCGACGATCCGTACGATGGCGAGATCGCCTACACTGATACGGTTCTCGGCGAGTTTTTCGACTTTCTGCGGGAGCGCGGCCTCTATGAATCCTCGCTGATCATCGTCGCCTCCGATCACGGGGAAGGCCTCGGTGACCACGGGGAAGAGGAACACGGGATCTTTCTCTATCGCGAGTCGATCCAGGTTCCTCTGATGATCCGGTATCCCGGGGGCCGCGGCGCCGGAACGCGTGTCGAGACTCCCGTCATGCTCTCGGATCTCTTTCCGACCGTCCTCGACTCGGTCGGTCTCGGTCACCGGATCGGCGAGGTGACGGGAGAGTCGATCGAAGCCGTCACGGGGAAGCCGCCGCGGAAAATCTACAGCGAGAGTTTCTATCCGCGGCTCCACTATGGATGGAGCGATCTCCATTCGCTGACCGATGGCACGACTCACTTCATCGAAGCGCCGCGACCCGAGCTGTACGATCTCGCTTCCGATCCTGGTGAAACGGAGAACGTGCTCGAAGAGCGGCGGCGCACCTTCTTCGAGTTTCGCGACGCGATCGCTCCGTTCATTCGCGAGGCCGAGGCCCCGGAGGAGGTGGATCCCGAGACGGCGGCGCAGCTTGCGGCGCTCGGCTACCTCGCCGGAGGTTCTGCGGCTTCGGGCGATGAAGACCTTCCCGATCCGAAGGATGGGATCGGCACTCTGGCGCGGGTGACCCGGGCGTTCCAGACCTTCCGGAACGGGGACCTCACCCTGGCCTTGTCCCAGGTCGAGGAAGAGCTCGCGGAGAACCGGCGCGTTCTCGATTTGTGGGATCTGCGGATGAGAATTCTCGCGCGGCTCGGGCGGCTGGATGAAGCGATCGAAGCAGGAAGGGAAGCGTTGAGACTCTCCCCGACCTCGACGCATCGGGCGATCGCGGTTGCCGCCATCGCACTTCGGGCCAACCGCCTCGACGACGCCGTCAGCCATGCGAAGCTTGCCGCAAATGCGGAGCCGGCGCCTGCCAATGATATTTTTGCGCGGGTGGCGCTGGCGCGGGGCGAGCTCGATGAGGCGGAAGCGTTTGCGCGGAAGTCGATCGCTGCCGCTCCGGACAACATCGACCCGCACATGACGATGGCGCGGGTCGAAAAGGAACGGGGCAATCTCGAAGCCGCCTGGGCCTCACTCGAAGAAGCTTCGAAGCTGGCGAGACGAAAACAGCTCACCAGGGTCGAGGGACTGCATTTCCTGCGCGGTGATGTTCTCGCCCGGATGCGACGGCCGCAGGAAGCCGAGCGGGAGTTCCGGCAGGAGATCGCTCTCTTCCCTGAAGAGCCGCAGGCCTACAAGAATCTGCTGCTGCTCCTCGTCTCGGAGAAGAAGCTTCGCGAAGCCGAAAGGTTGATCGCCGATCTCATTGAGGCGAGTCCGACGCCGCCTTCGTATATCGCGATCAGCGAAACCCTCAACGTGATCGGCGATCCGCGGGCCGCGAGGTTCTGGGCACGGCAGGGTCTCGAAGAGTTCCCGAACGACCCGAGGCTCCGCGAGCTGGCACGAAGCTGA